DNA sequence from the Stenotrophomonas sp. 24(2023) genome:
GTTGATCGCGCCCAGGCCCCAGTCCGTGTTGAATTCGGTGCTGCGCCAGCTGGCCGGGTCACCCGGGTTGCCGAGCAGCGCCGTGGGGGCATCCCCGGGGACGGCGGCCGGCGCTGGCGCCGGCATGTCGGCCTGGACACCGGCCGAGGACGACCAGGCGGCCTGCCACTGGCGCTGCTGCTGCCAGTCCTCGATCGACGGGCGGGCCTGCGCCGGCAGGGCAGCGGCGAACAGCAGCGAGCTGGTCACGGCAAGCGCAAGGGCGCTGGGCAGCGGGGAACGGGTGCGGGACGGACGGCCAAGCAGCGGGTGGTTCATCGGGCAACTTCCTGTGTTCGGGGATCAACCAGAAAGTTAACTGCAGATAAACGCAAACACCCCCAGTTACGATCGCGTGAATTTATGAACGCATTCACGTTTCACGCGGACGGCGCCCCCACGGCGCCGTCCGGCCGGGCATCACCAGCTGAAACGTGCGGTGGCGGTCACCGTGCGGCCGGTGCCGTAGTAGCACGAGGACACCCCGGTGCAGGTGGACACGAAGCGCTTGTCGGCCAGGTTGCTGGCGTTGATGGACAGCAGCGTGCCCACGCCACCGATGGCGCCCAGGTCGTAGCGGATGGCCGCATCCCACAGGGTGTAGGACGGAATGTGGAACGCGTTGGCGCTGTCGCCATAGCTCTGGCCGTTGTAGCGCACGCCCGCCGCCAGGCTCAGCCCCTCCAGCGCGCCGGCCTGGAAGGTGTAGTCGCCCCACAGCGCCGCGGTCCAGTCCGGCACCATGGCCAGCTGCTTGCCGGTGTAGCCGCTGGTGCTGCGGGTGACCTCCGAATCCATCCACGAGGCCGCACCGATCACGCTGAAGCCGGCCAGCGGGGTGATCCGCCCTTCCAGTTCCACACCACGCACCCGGCCTTCGCCCCCCTGTATCTGGCACCGGGCGTTGCCCGTGCTGCCACAGTTCATGTGGCCGATGTCCGGGTCGTCGACGAGGATGTTCTGCTGGCGCAGGTCGTAGGCCGACAGCGTGACCAGGCCATCGATGCGCGCCGGCTGGTACTTCACGCCGGCCTCCCACTGCTTGCCGGTGACCGGATCGAAGGGGGTGCGCGTGAACGACTGGAGGATAGTGCTGCTGGCCGGCTGGAAGGATTCGGCGTAGCTCAGGTACGGGGTGAAGCCACTGTCGGTGACGAACAGCACGCCGGCATTGCCGGTGAACGCTTCGTTCTTGATGCGGCTGGGTACGCGTGGCGCGTAGACCCCGGTGGCCACGGTGTAGTTCTGTGCCCAGGTGTCATCATCGGTCCAGTCGTAGCGGCCACCGGCGGTGAAGCGCCACGCGCCCAGCGCGATCTGGTCCTGCACGTACACGCCGGTCTGGCGGTTGATGCCACCGGAGTAGCCGATCGAGGTGGTGGCCGGAATGTAGCCGCTGTACACCGGGTTGAAGATGTCGATCGCCGTGGGCTGGTCGTTCGGCGTGCCCATCGTGCCGCGTGCGGCGGTCCAATCGGCCTTCTGCCAGTCCACGCCCAGCAGCAGGGTGTGCTCGGCCGCGCCGGTGCTGAATTTTCCGGTCACGCGGGTATCCACCGTGTCCCCGCGCGAATCGCCCTCGCCCCAGGTGGCGCGGCGCTTCTGCGTGCGCCCATCCGGGTTCAGCCCACCATTGGTGACCACGGTCCGGAAGGTCGAATCCACATGCGTGCGGCGCGCGCTCTGGCTCAGCGTCCAGTGCGCGTTGAAAGCGTGCTCGAACAGCCAGCCGGCGGTCCATACCGTGCGGTCGTAGGTGTTCCAGCCCGGTTCGCCGATGAACGTGGTGTTCTTCATGTAGCCGTAGCGGGTCGGCTGCAGGGTGCCTGCCTGCGGTAGGAACTGGTAGGTCGAACCGCCGTCATCGCGCTGGTACAGCCCCAGCAGGGTCAGGCGGGTGTGCTCGGCCATCTGGAAGGTGTAGCTCGGTGCCAGGAACCCGTGCTTCTGCTGCGTGTGGTCGATCTGGGTATCGCCATCGCGGTACAGGCCCACCAGGCGGCCGAGGTGGCGCTGGTCGGCCGAGGCCGCCCCCACGTCGAACGCGCTGTTGTACTGGCCGTTGCCATCGATGCCCACGCGCAGCACCTGCTGCTGGTCCGGGGTGGGGGTCTTGCTGACCTGGTTGACCATGCCACCGGGCGCCACCTGGCCATACATCACCGCTGCCGGGCCCTTGAGCACCTCCACGCGGTCCAGGTTCCAGCTGTCGACCATGGTGCGGTTCCACTGCCCGCCCTGCGGCGCGCGCATGCCATCGAGGGTGACGTTGTTGCTCCAGCTGCCGGCATCGAAGCCGCGGATGCGGAAGTCATCCACGCGGTTGTCGATGCCGGTGCTTTCCAGCGATACGCCCGCGACATAGCGCATGGCCTCGTTGAGGTTCTGCACGCCGCGTGCATCCAGTTCCTCGCGGGCGATGACCGACACCGACCGGGACATCTCGGCCACCGGCGTATCGGTCTTGGTCGCACCGGAGGTATGGGTGGTGGTGCGGTAGGCATTGACCCGCACCGCATCCAGGGTGGTGGCGTCACCGGCATCGGCCGGGGCCTGCGCGTGTGCGGCCAATGGCAGGGCCAGCAGCAGGGCGGCGGACAGCAGCGTGCGCGCGGGGGCGCGGGAGGGGAAGGCGATCAGGGACATGGCAGGGCCTGCTTGGGGAGGAAACGCCCGGAGCGGCGGCTGAGGCGCGGGTTACGATTGTGTTAACGATAGCAGATGCGAATGCTTCGCACTAACATTGGAACAGCCTGCAGGGATGCAGGGCCTTCGCGCACGCCCTTCCGCCCTTTCCCGCCCGACGCATGACATCACCGCCTCCCTCATCCCCACCGGCCCCGTCGCTGGTTGCTTCGCTGGTGCGCCATTACGACGAACTGGTGGCCTACGTGCGCCGTCGCTTCGGTGCCCCGGGCATGGCCCGCGAGGTGGTGCACGATGTCTGCGTACGGCTGCTGGAAGCCCCCGCACGCACCGATGCGCAGCAGCCGATCGCGCTGCTGCGACGCATCGCCCACGATGCCGCGGTGGACCGCTGCCGTGCCGAAGACCTGCGCCGACACTGGGTGGAAGCACGGCAGCAGCTGCCCGATGCGCCCTGCCCGCAACCGGCGATGGAACAGCGCCTGGATGGCGAACAGGAACTGGCGCGGCTGGTCGCGACCATCGAGGCGATGCCACGCCGTCGCCGCCAGGTGTTCATCCTGCACAAGATCCACGAGGTACCGCAGGCGCAGGTCGCGCAGCGCATGGGCATCGGTTTGAAGGCCGTGGAACGGCACCTGCGCCTGGCCATGGCCAGCTGCCGCGCAGGGCGGCTGGCATGAACACGCCACGCGACAGGCCCGGCACCCGCGAGCGCCACGACGCAACGGCCACCGACGGCATGCCCACGCCAGCGGTCGCAGCAACACCGATCGACCGCCACCGCGATGCGCTCCGGCAGCTGTTCCCGATGCCGGACGCGCAGGCCCTGCGCCCGGCACGGCGCACGCCCGCGCTTGCCGGCACCGCCGCAGGCTGCCTGCTGGCACTGGTCGGGCTGTATGCATGGGACCCCGGCCTGCCCGCCAGCGACATCCAGACCGCGCCCGGCGAGCGGCGCGCCCTGGTGCTGGCCGATGGCAGCCGCCTCACCGTTGATGGCGGCAGCCACGTGCGCGTGCAGCGCCATCTGTTCAGCCGCCGCGTCGCGCTGCTTGAGGGGCGGGCACGCTTCGCGGTGGTGTCCTCGCACTGGCGCCGGTTCCAGGTCGATGCCGGCCCGGTGCAGGTACGCAACTACGGCACGGTGTTCGATGTCAGCCGCCGCGGTGCGCGCAGCGAGGTGATGCTGTGGCGGGGCAGCGTCGGGGTGCGCGTACCGGCACAGGGTGATGAGCAGCGGCTGCAGCCCGGGCAACAGGTCAGTGCCGGCCCGGACGGGGTCGGCCGGCCGATGCCGATCACCGCTGGCCAGCAGGACTGGCCACAGGGCCGCCTGCAGTTCAGCGCCACGCCGCTGGTGCAGGTGCTGGCCGAACTGCAGCGCTACCACGCCGGCCGCATCGTACTGGACGACCCCACGCTCGGCACGCTGGCGGTCTCCGGCGTGTTCGACAGCGATCGCAGCGCCACCGCCCTGGCGCTGCTGCCGGACATCCTGCCGGTGGTCGTGCAGGCCGGTGACGATGGCAGCGTGCACATCCAGCGGCGGCCGCCATGACGGCCGAGGGTGGGTTGGCGGCCGTGCCGGACGGCAGACAGCACGAACCCCAGTGAAGGACCCTGCATGACCCGCTCTCCCTCCCCGGCCCTGCGCCGGCTCGCGCCCGGCCTGCTGGCCGCCTGCCTGTGCACGGCCCTGCCGGCCCTGGCCCAGCCCACGCCAGCGCCCCGCACGATCCACGTCGCCGCCGGGCCGCTGGAACAGGCGCTCAACAGCCTGGCCCGGCAGACCGGCCTGCAGCTGCTGTTCCCGTCTGATGCCACCGCTGGCCGCAGTGCGCGGGCGCTGGACGGCACGCTGGCCCCGCGCGATGCCCTGCAGCAGCTGCTGGCAGGCCACCCGCTGCAGGCCGAGGAACGCAGCCCCGGCGTCTACGTGATCCGCGCCACCGCCCCGGCTGCCGCACCGCGTGCGCCGGCGCCGCCGACGGCCTCTGCGACCTCGCTGGCCCGGGTCACCGTGTCGGCCTCCACCGCGCGCATGCCGCAGGGCGAAACGGCCATGCCCAACACCATCACCGTGCTCACCCGCCAGGACATCGAGCAGCAGCTGGCGCTGGGCGCGGATGTGTCACGGCTGCTGTCCGCGCAGATTCCCGCCTTCGCGCCAGCGCGCGAGAAAATGTCCAACTACGGTGAAACGCTGCGCGGCCGCGGCATCCTGTACATGGTCGACGGCGTGCCGCAGTCCACGCCGCTGCGCGACGGCTCGCGCGATTCACACACCATCGACCCGGCGATGATCGAGCGCATCGAGGTGATCCACGGCGCCAACGCACTGCAGGGCATCGGCGGTACCGGCGGCATCGTCAACATCATCACCCGCAGCGCGCCGAGCGAGCCGGGCACGTTCATGCTCGACAGCACGCTGTCGCTGTCCACGGCCGCACCGCGCCGCAGCGATGACGACGGGCAGCGTGCCTCGGCGCTGATCGGCACGCGCGGCCGCCACCTCGACCTGGTCGCCGGCCTGGCCTACGAGCGCCAGGGCCTGTACTACGACGGCAAGGGCCGCGCCATCGGCACCAACGCGCAGGGCGAGCTGATGGATTCCACATCGTCGAACGTGTTCGCCAAGGTCGGCTGGAACTTCGACAACGGCCAGCGCCTGCAGTTGATGGCCAACCGCTATGAACTGCGCGGCCTGGACAACTACCTGGCCGTGAATGGCGACTACCGGCTGGGCAAGCCCACCGTGTCGGTGCGCGGCGACACGCCACTGGACCCGCCGATGAACCGCTCGCAGTCGCTGACCGTGGACTACAGCGCGCCCTCGCTGCTGGGCGGGCGCTTCCAGGCGCAGGCCTTCGCGGTGGATTTCGAAGGCCGCTACGGCGCCAGCCAGTGGGACCCGTGGGGCAATACCGGCGCCAACGCTGCCTGGGACCAGACCCAGAACGAATCGGACAAGCGCGGCTTCAAGCTGACCCAGGCCTGGCAGCGCATCGGCGGCAGCACGCTCGACCTGACCGTGGGCATCGACGGCCTGCGCGACCGCACCCACCAGGTGCTGCTGGCCAGCGGCATGAACTGGGTGCCGCAGACCACCTACCAGAGCCTGTCGCCGCTGCTGCAGGTGCACTGGTGGCCCACCGCGCACGTGCTGCTGTCCGGCGGGCTGCGCTATGAGAAGGGCG
Encoded proteins:
- a CDS encoding TonB-dependent siderophore receptor, producing the protein MSLIAFPSRAPARTLLSAALLLALPLAAHAQAPADAGDATTLDAVRVNAYRTTTHTSGATKTDTPVAEMSRSVSVIAREELDARGVQNLNEAMRYVAGVSLESTGIDNRVDDFRIRGFDAGSWSNNVTLDGMRAPQGGQWNRTMVDSWNLDRVEVLKGPAAVMYGQVAPGGMVNQVSKTPTPDQQQVLRVGIDGNGQYNSAFDVGAASADQRHLGRLVGLYRDGDTQIDHTQQKHGFLAPSYTFQMAEHTRLTLLGLYQRDDGGSTYQFLPQAGTLQPTRYGYMKNTTFIGEPGWNTYDRTVWTAGWLFEHAFNAHWTLSQSARRTHVDSTFRTVVTNGGLNPDGRTQKRRATWGEGDSRGDTVDTRVTGKFSTGAAEHTLLLGVDWQKADWTAARGTMGTPNDQPTAIDIFNPVYSGYIPATTSIGYSGGINRQTGVYVQDQIALGAWRFTAGGRYDWTDDDTWAQNYTVATGVYAPRVPSRIKNEAFTGNAGVLFVTDSGFTPYLSYAESFQPASSTILQSFTRTPFDPVTGKQWEAGVKYQPARIDGLVTLSAYDLRQQNILVDDPDIGHMNCGSTGNARCQIQGGEGRVRGVELEGRITPLAGFSVIGAASWMDSEVTRSTSGYTGKQLAMVPDWTAALWGDYTFQAGALEGLSLAAGVRYNGQSYGDSANAFHIPSYTLWDAAIRYDLGAIGGVGTLLSINASNLADKRFVSTCTGVSSCYYGTGRTVTATARFSW
- a CDS encoding RNA polymerase sigma factor, which translates into the protein MTSPPPSSPPAPSLVASLVRHYDELVAYVRRRFGAPGMAREVVHDVCVRLLEAPARTDAQQPIALLRRIAHDAAVDRCRAEDLRRHWVEARQQLPDAPCPQPAMEQRLDGEQELARLVATIEAMPRRRRQVFILHKIHEVPQAQVAQRMGIGLKAVERHLRLAMASCRAGRLA
- a CDS encoding FecR domain-containing protein, whose product is MNTPRDRPGTRERHDATATDGMPTPAVAATPIDRHRDALRQLFPMPDAQALRPARRTPALAGTAAGCLLALVGLYAWDPGLPASDIQTAPGERRALVLADGSRLTVDGGSHVRVQRHLFSRRVALLEGRARFAVVSSHWRRFQVDAGPVQVRNYGTVFDVSRRGARSEVMLWRGSVGVRVPAQGDEQRLQPGQQVSAGPDGVGRPMPITAGQQDWPQGRLQFSATPLVQVLAELQRYHAGRIVLDDPTLGTLAVSGVFDSDRSATALALLPDILPVVVQAGDDGSVHIQRRPP
- a CDS encoding TonB-dependent receptor — its product is MTRSPSPALRRLAPGLLAACLCTALPALAQPTPAPRTIHVAAGPLEQALNSLARQTGLQLLFPSDATAGRSARALDGTLAPRDALQQLLAGHPLQAEERSPGVYVIRATAPAAAPRAPAPPTASATSLARVTVSASTARMPQGETAMPNTITVLTRQDIEQQLALGADVSRLLSAQIPAFAPAREKMSNYGETLRGRGILYMVDGVPQSTPLRDGSRDSHTIDPAMIERIEVIHGANALQGIGGTGGIVNIITRSAPSEPGTFMLDSTLSLSTAAPRRSDDDGQRASALIGTRGRHLDLVAGLAYERQGLYYDGKGRAIGTNAQGELMDSTSSNVFAKVGWNFDNGQRLQLMANRYELRGLDNYLAVNGDYRLGKPTVSVRGDTPLDPPMNRSQSLTVDYSAPSLLGGRFQAQAFAVDFEGRYGASQWDPWGNTGANAAWDQTQNESDKRGFKLTQAWQRIGGSTLDLTVGIDGLRDRTHQVLLASGMNWVPQTTYQSLSPLLQVHWWPTAHVLLSGGLRYEKGELEVGDYTTLPRYGSRAVAGGKPTMSETLPNLGAVWYINDRLNAYASYSEGYTVADVGRVLRAITLPGQRVDSLVDLSPVVSNNREVGLEYDDGRFSGDIAYYISESDLGSLLVYDAGIDAYNVQRQATKVEGLETNLAVRLGDSRVGLGYARANGRYDADQDGRLDSDLAGVNIAPNRMTAFWEQAWTHAFSTRLQASRAFDRDFSTRGKETARFNGYTTLDLVARYAMDQHVFTLGVQNLANTQYISYYSQTTPTNPSYFSGRGRVLKLTWQYRY